In Granulicella tundricola MP5ACTX9, a single genomic region encodes these proteins:
- a CDS encoding transposase family protein — MVRGTLLPSTSEVELVCLRPRTGLIEVELRTSRPFSCCPVCGTASRRVHSRYLRRLGDLPWEGILVSILLQTRKFFCVVETCRRRMFYRTAFRHRAPL; from the coding sequence ATGGTTCGAGGGACGTTGCTACCGAGCACTTCTGAAGTTGAATTGGTTTGTTTGCGGCCCAGGACTGGGTTGATTGAGGTTGAGCTTCGAACCTCTCGCCCTTTCTCTTGCTGCCCTGTCTGCGGTACGGCTTCGCGGCGGGTTCACAGCCGGTATCTACGCAGGCTGGGCGATCTGCCGTGGGAAGGTATTCTGGTCTCGATCCTGCTTCAGACCCGCAAGTTCTTCTGTGTTGTCGAGACTTGCCGCCGGCGGATGTTTTACCGAACCGCTTTCCGGCACCGTGCTCCGCTATAG
- a CDS encoding ISL3 family transposase: MLRYSRRTLRSCEALDWITVMIGGQAGARLARRLGLLVSGSTLLRQLRCRARCAPVVAPRVLDIDDWAWRKGHRYGTILCDLESRRVIDLLPDREAGTVAAWLREHPGSEIVSRDRGGIYAQATRLAAPGAVQVADRWHLLRNLSEALKNALSPHHRLLTQAARSSMGEVPGVVTSPQPSVPPWELRASLRNRERRFSRYEEVHRLGQTGASHAAIGRQLGLDHRTVRKFLRTETFPEAQRSPRPGIVDPYAEYLDRRLEQGCRNVSRLWRELRERGFTGQLNIVRRWLRCRRGYQPTSAAAAPHRAAPRISVRQTVWHILKETPSAQTYLEQVYQASPEVSVAAKLAKEFFRLITQRDLPALTPWFEAAKTTALAGFASHLTRDRDAVEAALKLPWSQGQVEGHVHRLKLIKRQMYGRAGFDLLRLRVLHTA, from the coding sequence GTGCTCCGCTATAGTCGGCGGACGCTGCGTTCTTGTGAAGCTCTGGACTGGATCACGGTTATGATCGGCGGTCAGGCCGGAGCTCGGCTGGCCCGTCGTCTCGGCCTGCTGGTCAGTGGCTCCACCTTACTGCGGCAGCTTCGTTGCCGCGCCCGATGTGCGCCGGTCGTGGCTCCGCGTGTACTCGATATCGATGACTGGGCGTGGCGAAAAGGCCATCGTTACGGCACTATCCTGTGTGATCTGGAGAGCCGCAGGGTGATCGATCTGCTGCCGGACCGGGAGGCTGGAACTGTTGCTGCGTGGCTTCGGGAGCATCCTGGCAGTGAGATCGTGAGCCGGGACCGAGGCGGTATTTACGCTCAAGCCACACGGTTGGCCGCGCCTGGAGCCGTACAGGTGGCGGATCGCTGGCACCTGTTGCGGAACCTGAGCGAAGCACTGAAAAACGCGCTCAGTCCGCATCATCGACTGCTCACACAAGCAGCGAGAAGCAGCATGGGGGAGGTTCCAGGCGTCGTCACATCTCCGCAACCTTCGGTTCCGCCGTGGGAGTTACGGGCCAGCCTCCGCAACCGGGAGCGTCGCTTCAGCCGCTACGAAGAGGTGCATCGGCTGGGCCAGACAGGAGCGTCCCATGCTGCGATCGGCCGACAGCTGGGACTCGATCATCGCACCGTACGCAAGTTCCTCAGAACCGAGACGTTCCCCGAAGCGCAACGGAGCCCACGTCCAGGCATCGTCGATCCTTATGCCGAGTACCTCGACCGACGGCTTGAGCAGGGCTGCAGGAACGTGTCCCGGCTGTGGCGCGAACTGCGGGAACGAGGCTTCACGGGTCAACTTAACATCGTGAGACGCTGGCTTCGCTGCCGGCGTGGCTATCAACCGACCTCGGCAGCAGCCGCTCCACACAGAGCTGCACCACGTATCTCAGTCCGGCAGACGGTCTGGCACATCCTGAAGGAAACGCCCTCCGCTCAGACTTATCTTGAACAGGTCTACCAGGCTTCACCCGAGGTGTCTGTCGCGGCCAAGCTGGCCAAGGAGTTCTTCCGACTCATCACGCAGCGAGATCTTCCAGCCCTCACACCGTGGTTCGAGGCTGCGAAGACAACGGCACTGGCCGGCTTCGCCAGCCACCTGACCAGAGATCGAGATGCGGTTGAAGCGGCTCTCAAGCTCCCGTGGAGCCAGGGCCAGGTGGAAGGCCACGTCCATCGGCTCAAGCTCATCAAGCGCCAGATGTATGGCAGAGCCGGCTTCGACCTGCTCAGACTCAGAGTACTTCACACCGCCTGA
- a CDS encoding KH domain-containing protein: MSAGQLEAHAILTRIVRALVRNPDAVNIEIRLAHTTTFVVTVAASDVAKVVGKQGATAKALRTFLYAMGAQMKTPFALSIKS; encoded by the coding sequence ATGTCGGCAGGTCAGCTCGAGGCACACGCAATTCTGACTCGGATCGTGCGCGCTCTTGTGAGAAACCCTGACGCCGTGAACATAGAAATTCGATTAGCTCACACGACGACGTTTGTAGTCACTGTAGCGGCGTCCGATGTTGCTAAGGTGGTTGGAAAGCAAGGTGCGACCGCGAAGGCTCTTCGGACGTTTTTATATGCGATGGGAGCCCAGATGAAGACGCCCTTCGCCCTCTCGATTAAGAGTTAA
- a CDS encoding type II toxin-antitoxin system Phd/YefM family antitoxin: MVSATIFEAKTSLSALVKKAQKGETVIITSGRQKTPVAQLQAIHIVSKKRLGALSTPGFLLTSAFYEPLEEEELALWNGEHD, translated from the coding sequence ATGGTCAGCGCAACTATTTTCGAGGCCAAAACAAGCCTTTCTGCTCTTGTGAAGAAGGCTCAAAAGGGCGAAACCGTGATCATCACCTCGGGTCGACAGAAAACCCCTGTTGCTCAACTACAAGCCATTCACATCGTTTCTAAAAAGAGGCTCGGTGCCTTGAGTACACCAGGCTTTCTTCTCACGAGTGCATTCTATGAGCCACTTGAAGAAGAAGAGCTTGCATTATGGAACGGAGAACATGATTGA
- a CDS encoding type II toxin-antitoxin system VapC family toxin: MTVLLDTHALLWAILSPETLSSKASSTIADERNTILVSTASAWEIATKVRVGKLPGAEAFERDFLDIIEIAGYNLLSIDVESALRAGRLTSEHRDPFDCMLAAQALAKDIPIISLDAKLESFGVRRIW, from the coding sequence TTGACTGTTCTTCTGGATACTCATGCCCTACTCTGGGCGATTCTCTCTCCTGAAACCCTTAGTTCGAAGGCATCCAGTACGATCGCAGACGAAAGAAACACCATTCTGGTGTCTACTGCGTCAGCTTGGGAAATTGCGACGAAGGTGCGTGTTGGAAAACTACCTGGTGCAGAAGCATTCGAACGAGACTTTCTCGATATCATCGAGATCGCTGGATATAACCTTCTTTCCATAGACGTAGAGAGTGCTCTTAGAGCTGGGCGTCTCACCAGCGAGCATCGCGATCCCTTTGATTGCATGTTGGCTGCTCAGGCTCTAGCAAAAGACATCCCGATCATTAGCTTGGATGCGAAATTAGAATCCTTTGGCGTACGTCGAATTTGGTAG
- a CDS encoding SDR family oxidoreductase, whose amino-acid sequence MSTYPPNQDPSSTTTERLQTRRSKPAVNQVPRKILVLGATSGIAEATCRIWAQQGASLFLVGRNQQKLDAVAADLKTRGASYVDTAVADLDDTSSHPALLAHAINSLTGMDIAYLAHGVLGDQAAAEQNFKTAAQILHTNLISAVSLLTWLANFCVQRHAGTLAVLSSVAGDRGRKSNYVYGASKAGLSAYVAGLRNRVDREGVHVITIKPGPTKTAMTASMPGSEKFADVNKVAATIVKAIDNRTDNLYVPFQWQPIMFIIRHIPERVFKTLNL is encoded by the coding sequence ATGAGCACCTATCCCCCGAATCAAGATCCTTCCTCCACTACGACTGAACGGTTGCAGACCCGCCGTTCCAAACCTGCAGTGAACCAAGTGCCACGTAAAATCCTGGTGCTGGGCGCGACCTCCGGAATCGCTGAGGCGACGTGCCGGATCTGGGCGCAGCAGGGTGCGAGCTTATTTCTTGTGGGGCGCAATCAGCAGAAGCTGGATGCTGTTGCGGCAGATCTGAAGACGCGCGGTGCGAGCTATGTGGACACGGCTGTCGCGGATCTGGATGACACGTCCAGCCATCCGGCACTGCTAGCGCATGCGATCAACTCGCTGACCGGCATGGATATTGCGTACCTGGCGCATGGCGTTCTGGGCGATCAGGCTGCTGCGGAGCAGAACTTTAAGACGGCGGCGCAGATTCTGCATACGAACCTAATATCCGCAGTGTCCTTACTGACGTGGCTGGCGAACTTCTGCGTGCAGCGTCACGCGGGCACGCTAGCGGTGTTGTCGTCCGTTGCGGGTGATCGTGGGCGTAAGTCAAACTATGTATACGGCGCTTCAAAGGCTGGACTGAGCGCATATGTGGCAGGGCTGCGCAACCGTGTTGATCGCGAGGGCGTGCATGTCATTACGATTAAGCCAGGGCCCACGAAGACGGCAATGACCGCCTCCATGCCCGGGTCTGAAAAGTTTGCGGATGTGAACAAGGTGGCGGCTACGATTGTGAAGGCGATCGATAACAGGACTGACAATCTTTATGTGCCGTTCCAGTGGCAGCCGATCATGTTCATCATCCGGCATATTCCGGAGCGGGTGTTCAAAACATTGAACCTTTGA
- a CDS encoding FAD-binding oxidoreductase, translating into METPDGGPSAKQRSGSEFQSWGRYPKYSGNIVPLQWQQNFPGRLGALDKGSLPVGMGRSYGDSCLLNGGNLLLTTGMNRLLSFEHETGLLTAEAGITLAEILDFAVPRGFFLPVTPGTKYVTLGGAIANDIHGKNHHVAGTFGSHVTQFELVRSDGSHRRCSKTENPDWFAATIGGLGLTGLIPWAQIRLRPIVSRMIDYEGIQFHGIDEFLELTRQAEKVEYTVSWVDCASTGKNFARGVFMQGDHSLIPGELKPSQEPKLVFPFDAPGFALNHTTVSLFNTLFFHKQMKPRVQALQDYEPFFYPLDKVLHWNRMYGKSGLLQFQYAIPWESAREGTIAILHEIAKSGLASFLAVLKAFGDVPSPGLMSFPQPGITLALDFPIKAGVTFPLFERLADMTRDFGGRLYPAKDAAMTASQFQIFYPQWEQLARFRDPMLTSSFWERVTGDRPGQ; encoded by the coding sequence ATGGAAACGCCAGATGGCGGCCCCTCCGCAAAACAAAGAAGTGGATCGGAGTTTCAATCCTGGGGCCGCTACCCGAAGTACTCCGGCAATATCGTTCCGCTTCAGTGGCAGCAGAACTTCCCGGGTAGGTTGGGCGCGCTGGATAAAGGCTCACTGCCAGTGGGGATGGGCCGGAGCTACGGCGATTCCTGTTTGCTGAACGGCGGCAACCTGCTGCTGACCACGGGCATGAACCGCCTGCTTTCGTTCGAACACGAAACTGGGCTGCTGACAGCCGAGGCGGGGATCACTCTAGCGGAGATCCTGGACTTTGCGGTGCCACGTGGTTTCTTCCTGCCGGTGACGCCGGGGACGAAGTACGTGACGCTGGGCGGCGCGATCGCCAACGATATCCATGGGAAGAATCATCATGTGGCGGGTACGTTTGGCAGCCATGTGACGCAGTTTGAGCTGGTGCGGTCCGATGGTTCGCATCGGCGGTGCTCGAAGACGGAAAACCCGGATTGGTTTGCGGCGACGATCGGCGGGCTGGGGCTAACAGGGCTGATTCCGTGGGCGCAGATTCGGCTGCGGCCAATCGTGAGCCGCATGATCGACTACGAGGGCATCCAGTTTCACGGGATCGACGAGTTTTTGGAGCTGACGCGGCAGGCGGAAAAGGTTGAGTACACGGTGAGTTGGGTCGACTGTGCCTCGACCGGCAAGAACTTTGCGCGCGGCGTGTTCATGCAGGGGGACCACTCCCTCATTCCGGGAGAGTTGAAGCCGAGCCAGGAGCCGAAGCTGGTGTTTCCATTCGACGCGCCGGGTTTTGCGCTGAACCATACGACCGTTTCGCTGTTCAATACGTTGTTCTTTCATAAGCAGATGAAGCCGCGGGTTCAGGCCCTGCAGGACTACGAACCGTTCTTCTATCCGCTGGACAAGGTGCTGCACTGGAATCGAATGTACGGCAAATCCGGGCTGTTGCAGTTTCAGTACGCGATCCCGTGGGAGTCGGCGCGTGAGGGTACGATTGCGATTCTGCACGAGATCGCAAAGTCCGGTCTTGCGAGTTTTCTGGCTGTGCTGAAGGCGTTTGGCGACGTTCCTTCGCCGGGGCTGATGAGCTTTCCGCAGCCGGGGATTACGCTGGCGCTCGATTTTCCGATCAAGGCCGGCGTGACGTTTCCGTTGTTCGAACGGCTGGCAGATATGACGCGCGACTTTGGCGGCAGGCTCTATCCCGCGAAGGATGCGGCGATGACGGCCTCGCAGTTCCAGATCTTTTACCCGCAGTGGGAGCAACTCGCCCGCTTCCGCGACCCGATGTTGACTTCCAGTTTCTGGGAGCGCGTTACCGGAGACCGTCCAGGCCAATGA
- a CDS encoding helix-turn-helix transcriptional regulator — protein sequence MMLRMAIGDRIRTIRRSFNEKGVSQTGLAKHVGVACHTVSRWENGIYEPTLSQFKKIADFFDVPVAAFFPAPTHQTRSIDKLNQLTQLAKQLTIRDLDEVLLYAEYRLQRESEAASKAQSVLPV from the coding sequence ATGATGCTTCGGATGGCTATAGGTGACAGGATTAGAACTATCCGCAGATCATTCAACGAGAAGGGCGTCTCACAAACTGGCCTCGCAAAGCACGTTGGAGTGGCATGTCACACTGTATCGCGTTGGGAAAATGGCATTTATGAGCCCACGCTGAGCCAATTCAAGAAGATCGCTGATTTTTTTGATGTTCCTGTCGCTGCGTTTTTCCCCGCCCCTACACATCAAACTAGATCGATAGACAAGCTGAACCAGCTAACACAACTAGCTAAGCAGCTGACTATCCGTGATCTTGATGAGGTGCTGCTTTATGCAGAATATCGGTTACAACGCGAAAGTGAAGCAGCTTCTAAAGCCCAAAGCGTGTTACCTGTCTAA
- a CDS encoding YdcF family protein produces MRKFWLVFAVVVCIMTGMAISYLTVPKENGQLESFDAIIVIGCPTADDGTLSPMQKARVLEGVKEFSAGKAKHLIFSGGASNNHSIESQVMAQAAAEMGVPNEAVFLDQEANNTLGNIFFSHLIMTGKGWNSAEVISSQNHLPRLGVILALYNFSWQTHAAPWPPNINPLIKFLYYGREVAATTVVRWFGFRSNDLVPF; encoded by the coding sequence TTGCGCAAGTTTTGGTTAGTGTTTGCCGTGGTGGTATGCATCATGACCGGGATGGCTATTTCTTATTTAACGGTCCCGAAAGAGAACGGTCAACTAGAGTCTTTCGATGCAATTATTGTGATTGGCTGTCCTACCGCGGACGACGGCACCCTCTCTCCAATGCAAAAAGCTCGAGTTCTGGAAGGTGTCAAAGAATTCAGCGCTGGCAAGGCTAAGCATTTGATTTTCTCTGGTGGAGCTTCTAACAATCACTCGATCGAGTCGCAGGTGATGGCCCAAGCCGCAGCAGAGATGGGCGTTCCAAATGAGGCGGTGTTTCTTGATCAGGAGGCGAACAACACCTTGGGAAACATCTTCTTTAGTCACCTCATTATGACAGGCAAGGGTTGGAATAGTGCTGAAGTCATCAGTTCTCAGAATCACCTCCCCCGTTTAGGTGTGATCCTTGCACTATACAATTTCAGCTGGCAGACTCACGCGGCGCCATGGCCTCCCAATATCAATCCTCTTATAAAGTTTCTCTACTATGGGCGTGAGGTCGCTGCTACTACGGTCGTGAGGTGGTTTGGATTCCGAAGCAACGACCTAGTTCCGTTTTAA
- a CDS encoding glycosyltransferase family 8 protein — protein MTTDREQQDLIPVLFCTDHHYWKHLGVAIASLLAANPSLRFRIIVCSMIENLAAEPKIREIFPAVEFVRYNINQYGFRTDRNITIASYLRLFMTEFVDLAIDKLLYLDCDMVVCGNIQSLWETDLSVSSLAAVPEPYAGQAALGFKAGDPYFNGGTLLINLKLWRAENLLEQFLRYANLHAEHLLAHDQDILNGVLRGRIIALSYRWNFHAPYADCSPGQLRIGAREFAQIRKLPAIVHFVGSAKPWSFDEEPHYKDLYWRARALTPWQTPAPKTKFRTQLRERMNWYFPRFSAVLRSLAGKRSRLDVSR, from the coding sequence ATGACGACTGATCGAGAGCAGCAAGACCTCATCCCCGTCCTTTTCTGCACGGATCATCATTACTGGAAGCACCTGGGTGTGGCGATCGCCTCGCTTTTGGCAGCGAATCCTTCTCTGAGGTTTCGGATCATAGTGTGTTCTATGATCGAGAACCTAGCTGCTGAGCCCAAGATTCGAGAGATTTTTCCCGCGGTCGAGTTTGTTCGATACAACATTAATCAGTATGGTTTTAGAACCGATCGGAACATCACGATCGCCAGTTATCTCCGTCTTTTTATGACGGAATTTGTTGATCTTGCCATCGACAAATTGCTTTATCTCGATTGTGATATGGTCGTCTGCGGAAATATCCAGAGTCTCTGGGAGACAGACCTTTCAGTCTCATCCTTGGCGGCCGTTCCTGAACCATATGCCGGTCAAGCTGCCCTAGGATTTAAGGCAGGCGATCCCTACTTTAATGGAGGCACCCTGCTGATTAATCTAAAACTTTGGCGTGCCGAAAACCTTCTTGAGCAATTCTTACGTTACGCCAATCTTCATGCTGAACATCTGCTAGCCCACGACCAGGATATTCTCAATGGTGTCCTGCGAGGTCGGATTATCGCCTTGAGCTACCGTTGGAATTTCCACGCACCCTACGCAGATTGTTCTCCAGGTCAGCTTCGAATCGGCGCTCGTGAATTTGCGCAAATACGTAAACTGCCCGCTATCGTCCACTTCGTCGGGAGCGCCAAACCTTGGAGTTTTGATGAAGAACCTCATTATAAGGATCTGTATTGGAGGGCCCGAGCGCTCACACCCTGGCAGACTCCAGCGCCTAAAACCAAGTTTAGAACGCAGCTGCGAGAGCGAATGAATTGGTATTTTCCCAGGTTTTCTGCGGTTTTGCGGAGTTTAGCCGGCAAGAGGAGCCGCTTAGATGTAAGCCGGTAG
- a CDS encoding UbiA family prenyltransferase, with translation MPSFIPNESTFTPTLSLPLCVDLDGTLIKSDTLVDSVLVLARQHPRLLLSIPGWILKGKASFKQHVTNTISLDVSALPYNKPLLEFLFNQHAQGRAIYLATAADRALADRIAAHHQIFTGVLASDGSHNLAGDNKYQAFIQQFGEQFSYIGNASPDLPILTRCIEPMVANPTSSLSAGLRSAHITPAHLFMDRANPAKAWLRAIRLHQWAKNVLIFLPLLLAHAWSVSHFAGSILAFLAFGLCASATYIVNDLLDLEADRRHHRKRRRPFAAGDLSAMSGCLIVVSFLAAAAALALLLPQVVGPFGSPLQHPFRFANWLLLYAVTTTAYSLKLKRVVLLDVIILSGLYTVRIIAGSGATGIEVSKWLAGFSIFFFLSLAFVKRFAELESLRLRGAAPANGRGYLISDIEQLRSFGTASAYASVVVLTLYISDLDTALYKHPGRLWLLVPVLLLWLSRLWLQASRGELDEDPVVYAITDKRSLLLGLAVVGIVVSAL, from the coding sequence ATGCCTAGTTTCATTCCGAATGAGTCCACCTTCACGCCTACTCTTAGTCTGCCGCTCTGCGTCGATCTCGACGGCACTCTCATCAAATCGGATACCCTTGTCGACTCCGTCCTCGTTCTTGCCCGCCAGCACCCGCGCCTGCTCCTCTCCATCCCCGGCTGGATCCTTAAGGGCAAGGCCTCGTTCAAGCAGCACGTCACCAACACCATTTCGCTTGACGTCTCCGCCCTCCCGTATAACAAGCCGCTGCTGGAGTTCCTTTTTAACCAGCACGCGCAGGGTCGGGCCATTTATCTCGCCACCGCCGCAGACCGCGCCTTGGCCGACCGAATCGCAGCTCATCACCAAATATTCACCGGCGTTCTCGCCTCGGACGGCTCACACAATCTGGCTGGCGACAACAAATATCAAGCATTTATCCAGCAGTTCGGCGAGCAGTTCTCCTATATAGGCAACGCTAGCCCAGACCTTCCTATCCTCACTCGCTGTATCGAGCCCATGGTCGCCAACCCAACCTCTAGCCTCTCGGCCGGCTTACGCTCAGCACACATCACCCCGGCACACTTATTTATGGACCGTGCCAACCCAGCCAAGGCCTGGCTCCGCGCTATCCGCCTCCATCAGTGGGCCAAGAACGTTCTAATCTTCCTTCCGCTTCTCCTGGCCCATGCCTGGTCTGTCTCCCATTTCGCCGGATCGATCCTCGCCTTCCTCGCCTTTGGCCTCTGTGCCTCCGCCACCTACATCGTCAATGACCTACTGGACCTCGAGGCCGACCGCCGCCACCATCGCAAGCGCCGCCGGCCTTTTGCCGCCGGTGATCTCTCAGCCATGTCTGGTTGCCTCATCGTCGTCAGCTTTCTGGCCGCCGCTGCAGCGCTTGCCCTCCTCCTTCCTCAAGTCGTCGGTCCCTTCGGTTCGCCTCTCCAGCACCCGTTCCGCTTCGCCAATTGGCTCTTGCTTTATGCCGTCACGACCACTGCCTACTCGCTCAAGCTGAAACGAGTAGTCCTGCTGGACGTCATTATCCTATCCGGCCTTTACACCGTCCGAATCATTGCCGGCTCCGGAGCAACCGGGATCGAGGTGTCCAAGTGGCTCGCCGGCTTTTCCATCTTTTTCTTTCTTTCCCTTGCCTTCGTCAAGCGCTTTGCAGAACTGGAATCTCTCCGCCTCCGTGGGGCAGCTCCCGCCAATGGCCGTGGATATCTCATCTCGGATATTGAGCAACTTCGAAGCTTCGGCACAGCCTCCGCTTATGCCTCGGTCGTCGTCCTCACGCTCTACATATCGGATCTTGACACAGCCTTGTACAAGCATCCTGGCCGTCTCTGGCTTCTTGTCCCAGTCCTGCTCCTCTGGCTCAGCCGGCTCTGGCTTCAGGCATCGCGTGGCGAACTCGATGAAGACCCCGTGGTATATGCCATCACCGACAAGCGCAGCTTGCTCCTCGGCCTAGCCGTCGTCGGAATAGTTGTCTCGGCACTCTGA
- a CDS encoding helix-turn-helix domain-containing protein encodes MYYSADICHFLGMAKDVCVTLGERIYALITERGWSQKKLAELAGIHADYVHDVEYGKKEICLRMLARISAALGCKMSDMLEGME; translated from the coding sequence ATGTACTACTCAGCAGATATCTGCCATTTCTTGGGTATGGCTAAAGATGTTTGCGTTACCCTTGGAGAACGAATTTACGCCCTAATAACAGAGCGAGGTTGGTCTCAAAAGAAGCTGGCAGAGCTTGCCGGAATCCATGCGGATTATGTACACGACGTCGAATACGGCAAAAAAGAGATTTGCTTGCGGATGTTAGCTCGCATCTCTGCCGCCCTTGGCTGTAAGATGTCGGACATGTTAGAGGGCATGGAGTAA
- a CDS encoding ATP-grasp domain-containing protein has translation MERVTALNRQFLYKAINPLGALRNALKQSMPDLIIPCDDRVVTHLHQLFHAEALRDIESPIAKLIVRSLGDPSGYPVTSNRARLLQLAKWQGVRVPETLIVHQPSDIGSWRSGRTFPLVIKADGTWAGNGVKVAHNLKESEQAFRRLQKRLTPVAAIWHMSEHNFYPIFENCAGSKPEIIAQTYIKGTSANAMFACWHGKVVGSVTVRVIAAKHELGASTIVRTMHHPKISAAAVLIVKELNISGFCGLDFIIQEGTGTPFLIELNPRATQLGHLKVGQSADLAACLCKALLGETFASAPDPSAEETIAFFPQIPLEQFKKLQSSYGDLIHDIPREDAELTEELMNVSWTERQWSARLCSSARLQALKIIKAICRRHTAASSG, from the coding sequence ATGGAACGCGTAACGGCACTCAATCGCCAGTTTTTGTATAAAGCGATCAACCCACTTGGGGCGCTCAGAAACGCACTCAAGCAATCCATGCCGGACCTCATCATCCCCTGTGATGATCGTGTGGTCACACACCTCCACCAACTGTTCCACGCTGAGGCCTTGCGAGATATCGAGAGTCCAATCGCCAAACTCATCGTGAGGTCTCTCGGTGATCCATCCGGGTATCCGGTCACCAGCAACCGTGCAAGACTACTGCAACTTGCAAAATGGCAAGGGGTTCGAGTTCCCGAAACTCTTATTGTTCATCAGCCAAGTGATATCGGAAGCTGGAGAAGTGGAAGAACCTTTCCCCTCGTCATCAAAGCTGATGGGACTTGGGCAGGAAACGGGGTCAAGGTTGCTCATAATCTGAAAGAGAGCGAACAGGCATTTCGACGACTTCAAAAACGGCTTACTCCTGTGGCTGCCATTTGGCACATGAGCGAGCACAATTTCTATCCCATTTTTGAAAATTGCGCGGGTTCAAAGCCAGAGATCATTGCTCAAACCTATATAAAGGGCACCTCTGCAAACGCCATGTTCGCCTGTTGGCATGGGAAGGTGGTTGGCAGCGTGACGGTGAGGGTTATAGCGGCTAAGCATGAGCTTGGCGCCTCGACCATCGTCCGCACGATGCATCATCCGAAGATCAGCGCAGCAGCAGTGCTGATTGTGAAGGAGCTGAACATCTCAGGATTTTGCGGATTGGACTTCATTATCCAAGAGGGAACGGGGACTCCTTTCCTTATCGAGCTGAATCCGCGGGCTACTCAGCTCGGACACTTGAAGGTAGGTCAGAGCGCAGACCTCGCTGCCTGCCTTTGTAAGGCTCTCTTAGGCGAAACTTTCGCTTCTGCACCTGACCCTAGTGCGGAGGAGACGATCGCCTTCTTTCCTCAGATACCGCTTGAGCAGTTCAAGAAGCTTCAAAGTAGCTATGGAGATCTAATCCACGACATTCCCCGCGAAGATGCAGAGCTCACCGAAGAATTGATGAACGTATCGTGGACGGAGCGCCAGTGGTCCGCCAGGCTCTGTTCTAGTGCTCGTTTACAGGCCCTTAAAATTATAAAAGCTATTTGTCGTCGACATACAGCAGCGTCTTCGGGATAA